The following proteins are co-located in the Canis aureus isolate CA01 chromosome X, VMU_Caureus_v.1.0, whole genome shotgun sequence genome:
- the LOC144309065 gene encoding lipid transferase CIDEB: MEYLSALNPSGLLRSVSNMSSEFGRKVWTSPPPPQRPFRVCDHKRTTRKGLTAATRQELLDKATEALLLSGMLTLVLEEDGTAVESEDFFQLLEDDTCLMVLECGQSWSPSRSGMLSYGLGREKPKHSKDIARITFDVYKQNPRDLFGSLNVKATFYGLYSMSCDFQGLGPKKVLRELLRWTSALLQGLGHMLLGISSSLRHLVEGAEQWHWQRQGRLHPY, translated from the coding sequence ATGGAGTACCTCTCAGCCCTGAACCCCAGTGGCCTGCTCAGGTCAGTATCCAATATGAGCTCTGAGTTTGGCCGGAAAGTCTGGACTTCACCTCCACCACCCCAGCGACCCTTCCGAGTCTGTGATCACAAGCGGACTACCCGGAAAGGTCTGACAGCTGCCACCCGCCAGGAACTGCTGGACAAGGCAACAGAGGCCCTCCTGCTGAGTGGGATGTTAACATTGGTGCTGGAGGAGGATGGGACCGCTGTGGAGAGTGAGGACTTCTTCCAGCTTTTGGAGGATGACACGTGCCTGATGGTGCTGGAGTGTGGGCAGAGCTGGAGCCCCAGCAGGAGTGGGATGCTGTCATATGGCCTGGGCCGGGAGAAGCCCAAGCACAGCAAAGACATCGCCCGCATCACCTTCGACGTATACAAGCAAAACCCTCGAGACCTCTTTGGCAGCCTCAATGTCAAAGCCACATTCTACGGGCTCTACTCCATGAGTTGTGATTTTCAAGGACTTGGCCCAAAGAAAGTACTCAGGGAGCTCCTCCGCTGGACATCTGCACTGCTGCAAGGCCTAGGCCACATGCTGCTGGGAATTTCCTCCAGCCTTCGCCACCTAGTAGAAGGGGCCGAGCAGTGGCATTGGCAGCGGCAGGGTCGCCTCCATCCCTACTGA